One Vallitalea pronyensis genomic region harbors:
- a CDS encoding CYTH domain-containing protein — protein sequence MEIEKKFLIHKGKIQLKEYPFVTIEQGYICTDPVIRIRKKDDEYFITYKSSGLMVRQEFEEMISQEQYNSLKKKVDYHLIKKRRYLVPISHGLTAEVDVFDYHLQGLVMAEVEFSTEEMANAFKPPHWFRRDVTFNPLFHNSHLCQESNLHFLKHL from the coding sequence ATGGAAATAGAAAAAAAGTTTCTTATTCATAAAGGCAAGATTCAATTGAAAGAGTACCCCTTTGTCACCATTGAGCAAGGGTATATCTGTACGGACCCTGTCATCCGGATTCGTAAAAAAGACGATGAATACTTCATCACCTATAAGTCATCGGGCTTGATGGTTCGTCAAGAGTTTGAAGAAATGATATCCCAGGAACAATACAACAGCCTAAAAAAGAAGGTAGATTACCATCTTATAAAAAAACGACGGTACCTTGTCCCCATCTCTCATGGCTTAACAGCTGAAGTGGATGTTTTTGATTATCACCTACAAGGACTTGTGATGGCTGAAGTGGAATTTTCCACAGAAGAAATGGCAAATGCTTTTAAGCCGCCCCACTGGTTTAGAAGAGATGTCACATTTAACCCCTTATTCCACAATAGTCATTTATGTCAAGAAAGTAATCTTCACTTTTTGAAACATCTGTAG
- a CDS encoding DUF3899 domain-containing protein, which yields MKWVNKLVIFLIIICTISYILALIGKPSSTMSFMALFLDRLFMVNLVIFVISGFVFIDNFGTFNVFKYSVRHFRATVSKKYKNQLLQENDTLETDRDIKTFLQKKFLFAQTKHNAANVYFAFSGSIFLLYIVITFVLV from the coding sequence ATGAAGTGGGTAAACAAACTTGTTATTTTTCTAATTATCATTTGTACCATTAGTTATATATTAGCACTTATAGGAAAGCCTTCCAGTACGATGAGTTTTATGGCTTTATTTTTAGATCGTTTGTTTATGGTAAATCTTGTTATCTTTGTTATAAGTGGTTTTGTGTTTATTGATAACTTTGGAACCTTTAATGTTTTTAAATATTCTGTGAGACATTTTCGGGCAACCGTTTCCAAAAAATATAAAAATCAATTACTTCAAGAAAATGATACCCTTGAAACAGACAGGGATATCAAAACGTTTCTTCAGAAGAAATTCTTATTCGCTCAAACAAAACATAATGCTGCTAATGTTTATTTTGCTTTTAGCGGAAGTATATTCCTTCTATACATCGTCATTACGTTTGTCCTTGTCTAA
- a CDS encoding peptide ABC transporter substrate-binding protein, which translates to MKKLLALLLVLTMTLSLAACGSNTDKPATGDDTDPATEGEKEPDNNDGDKDNNDGDTAEEPKVINLLESENIPSLVTWLATDAVSFRVLGNVVSGLYILGVDGTPQKELVESEEIAPDGLKYTFKLKKGVQWMTVDGEPYAEVTAHDFVFAWKKLLDPTQAAQYSTMIRTAGIKNGSEAVVLNDQIVKFERDTKELDKIAVTDYEDTDEQTAQQQFDAAKKELEASVKEKGDAINEKFGSIDGAKEELNKLIDSLAIKAVDDYTLEIELAYPVPYFKDLMTFGSFMPASEKFFNEVGEEKYGKTVENFLYNGTYIFKEWKLSERHYLVKNEGYWDAANVDIDALDYRVIEGGSNDTSVQMYLSGEVDRSVVTGENVDKHGNRPDAVPMGEAVIFYIELNMNNGKMTPAQKVLRNVDARKAINMAIDKSYITDVILKNGSVPADFFVPKNFVASSAHDGKGFREVAQDMYNGGNGYNALDPAKAKELWAKALADTGVENVTMELIIYNNESSKKIGTHIKDELEKNLGNIEVEISPLPFADKIKRADEGDFEMNWAGWGPDYPDAMTFMDMWISTGSHNSGRYSNPYYDEGIEAAGSGELAVPTKAKERFEKFVELEKILLEEEQVIVPLYQRTRLYLMNPKIKNLVLQQFGADFIYKWVKMEE; encoded by the coding sequence ATGAAAAAGTTACTAGCTTTACTACTAGTGTTAACCATGACACTATCATTAGCTGCTTGTGGTAGCAATACAGACAAGCCTGCTACTGGAGATGACACAGATCCTGCAACTGAGGGAGAAAAGGAACCAGACAATAATGACGGTGATAAAGATAATAATGACGGTGATACTGCTGAAGAACCTAAAGTAATAAACTTACTTGAAAGCGAGAATATACCATCTCTCGTAACATGGCTTGCTACAGACGCAGTATCTTTTAGAGTGTTAGGTAATGTTGTTAGTGGATTATATATCTTAGGTGTAGATGGTACACCTCAAAAAGAACTTGTTGAAAGTGAAGAAATAGCTCCAGATGGACTAAAATATACTTTTAAACTAAAAAAAGGCGTTCAATGGATGACTGTTGATGGAGAGCCTTATGCTGAAGTAACAGCTCATGACTTTGTGTTTGCTTGGAAGAAATTACTTGATCCAACACAAGCGGCTCAATATTCAACCATGATTAGAACAGCTGGAATCAAGAATGGTTCAGAAGCGGTTGTATTAAATGACCAAATTGTTAAATTCGAGCGTGACACAAAAGAATTAGACAAAATTGCTGTTACAGATTACGAAGATACAGATGAGCAAACAGCTCAACAGCAATTTGATGCTGCAAAGAAAGAATTAGAAGCATCTGTTAAAGAAAAAGGCGATGCTATTAATGAAAAATTTGGTTCTATTGATGGTGCTAAAGAAGAGCTTAATAAGTTAATTGACAGCCTAGCAATCAAAGCTGTAGACGACTATACACTGGAAATAGAGCTTGCTTATCCTGTTCCTTACTTCAAAGACTTAATGACTTTTGGTTCATTTATGCCAGCAAGTGAAAAGTTCTTTAATGAAGTAGGTGAAGAGAAGTATGGTAAAACAGTAGAAAACTTCTTATACAATGGTACGTATATCTTCAAAGAGTGGAAATTATCCGAGAGACATTATCTAGTGAAAAACGAAGGTTACTGGGATGCTGCTAATGTAGATATTGATGCTCTTGACTACCGTGTTATTGAAGGTGGTAGCAACGATACATCCGTTCAAATGTACTTAAGTGGTGAAGTAGATAGAAGTGTTGTTACTGGTGAGAATGTAGATAAACATGGTAACCGTCCTGATGCAGTTCCAATGGGCGAGGCTGTAATCTTCTATATTGAGCTTAACATGAATAATGGTAAAATGACACCGGCTCAAAAAGTATTACGAAATGTCGATGCAAGAAAAGCGATTAACATGGCGATTGATAAAAGCTACATTACAGATGTTATATTAAAAAATGGATCTGTTCCAGCTGACTTCTTTGTACCAAAGAATTTTGTAGCCAGTTCAGCACATGATGGAAAAGGTTTCCGAGAAGTAGCTCAGGATATGTACAATGGTGGCAATGGTTATAATGCACTTGACCCTGCCAAAGCAAAAGAGTTATGGGCAAAAGCTTTAGCAGATACTGGAGTAGAAAATGTAACCATGGAGCTTATAATTTATAACAATGAAAGCTCTAAGAAAATTGGTACACATATTAAAGATGAATTAGAAAAGAACTTAGGAAACATTGAAGTTGAAATTTCTCCACTTCCATTTGCCGATAAGATTAAAAGAGCAGATGAAGGTGACTTTGAGATGAACTGGGCTGGTTGGGGTCCTGACTACCCAGATGCAATGACATTCATGGATATGTGGATATCTACAGGTTCTCATAATAGTGGACGTTATTCAAATCCATATTATGATGAAGGTATTGAAGCAGCAGGTAGCGGAGAGTTAGCAGTTCCAACAAAAGCAAAAGAGCGTTTTGAGAAATTCGTTGAATTAGAGAAGATATTACTTGAAGAAGAACAAGTAATTGTTCCATTATACCAACGTACAAGATTATACCTTATGAATCCTAAGATTAAGAATCTTGTATTACAGCAATTTGGTGCTGACTTTATCTACAAGTGGGTAAAAATGGAAGAATAA
- a CDS encoding ABC transporter permease yields MIRYALQRIALIVLTLFIVLTINFFLLRLMPGTPFENPKITNVQKEMMMRKYGLNEPAFVQYTRYLKNLIINRDLGNSFKLQDQPVSKLIAIKLQHTVKIGTIALIFGVIVGIFLGAMAAIYKGSFWDHLSTILGVIGVSIPGFVAAAFLQYFFCTKLNWFPYLYEPVDVSRGVSTFDSLYSSILPSLALSLFVIASTMRYMRAELVEVLSSDYILLARAKGLSKPKVIVRHAIRNALIPVITILGPMTVALLTGGIVVERFFGVPGLGRLLLNGITQNDYFLVLGVNLVFSFLFVAVILTIDLLYGVIDPRIRLKGGGV; encoded by the coding sequence ATGATTCGTTATGCGCTGCAACGAATAGCTCTAATCGTTCTGACACTCTTTATTGTGTTAACGATTAACTTTTTCTTGTTACGCCTAATGCCCGGAACGCCTTTTGAAAATCCTAAGATAACCAATGTTCAAAAAGAGATGATGATGAGGAAATATGGGTTAAACGAGCCGGCATTTGTGCAGTACACAAGATATCTAAAGAACTTAATTATTAATCGAGATTTAGGCAATTCATTTAAACTTCAAGATCAACCTGTTAGTAAGCTTATTGCTATAAAATTACAGCATACCGTAAAAATTGGAACAATAGCTCTAATCTTTGGTGTTATTGTTGGAATTTTTCTGGGTGCAATGGCCGCCATCTACAAAGGTTCTTTTTGGGACCACCTTTCGACGATTTTGGGGGTTATCGGGGTATCAATTCCAGGATTTGTTGCTGCCGCCTTTTTGCAGTACTTTTTCTGTACCAAATTGAATTGGTTCCCATATCTCTATGAACCGGTAGATGTAAGCAGGGGTGTATCCACATTTGATTCGCTGTACTCATCTATCTTGCCATCCTTGGCATTATCATTATTTGTTATCGCTTCTACTATGCGCTATATGCGTGCAGAATTAGTAGAAGTATTAAGCAGTGATTATATTCTATTAGCTAGAGCTAAAGGTTTAAGTAAACCAAAAGTTATTGTAAGGCATGCAATACGTAATGCTCTAATCCCTGTTATTACTATTCTTGGACCCATGACGGTTGCTCTATTGACAGGCGGTATTGTAGTTGAACGATTTTTTGGTGTACCTGGACTTGGGCGATTATTATTAAATGGTATTACACAAAATGATTATTTCTTAGTCTTAGGCGTTAATTTGGTGTTTAGCTTCTTGTTTGTTGCTGTTATTCTAACTATTGATTTATTATACGGTGTTATTGATCCAAGGATTAGACTTAAGGGAGGTGGCGTATAG
- a CDS encoding ABC transporter permease: protein MALSKDKFKLLEADLTKADQMSTESTTFWRDAFRRLRKNKAAMVGFYAIVILIILAIFGPISPVNQKNADGTVFRYKSSPVILDDNGVEIPKKDIAYVPPRMPGLEKLGFFDGHATIDRSSFDLVAGQLPNTDEFKELKKPMNRQKLVEKLGIPYHPFEINIIKIAENDEGVLMAKIKVVKTGEEVELPYVDLVSEYSQFKPGTFKLLKSEVDDYGVEVLTIDADFYGIQNIKDRYFWFGTDKLALDNWTRVWIGVRVSLTIALASLLIDFTVGITYGTIAGFYGGTKVDTIMMRITEILGSIPVLVLMIIFLSIKDRIGGFVESLLPGKQGAEQISLIILILAMSLNGWIGVARVVRSQILKLREREFVLASRTLGANKLRLMVKHLFPNIIGQILVMATFSIPGAIFYEAFLSFIGMGLPIPMSSLGVLVNEGYEAFQSIPSMLLIPATIMSILMLSINLLANGLRDALDPRMR, encoded by the coding sequence ATGGCTTTATCAAAAGATAAATTTAAGTTATTAGAAGCGGATTTGACTAAAGCAGACCAAATGAGTACAGAAAGTACAACTTTTTGGCGTGATGCTTTTCGACGTTTAAGAAAGAATAAAGCAGCTATGGTTGGTTTTTATGCCATCGTTATCTTAATTATATTAGCCATATTTGGTCCTATTTCACCCGTTAATCAAAAAAATGCTGATGGAACGGTTTTTCGTTATAAATCATCACCAGTTATTCTTGATGATAATGGTGTTGAAATACCGAAAAAAGATATTGCCTATGTACCTCCTCGTATGCCAGGTCTTGAGAAATTAGGTTTTTTTGATGGACACGCTACCATAGACAGAAGTAGTTTTGACTTGGTTGCGGGTCAATTACCAAATACAGATGAATTTAAAGAATTAAAAAAGCCAATGAACAGGCAGAAATTAGTAGAGAAATTAGGTATACCCTATCATCCTTTTGAAATAAATATCATTAAAATTGCTGAAAATGATGAAGGCGTTTTAATGGCAAAGATAAAAGTTGTGAAAACAGGTGAAGAAGTTGAACTTCCCTACGTAGACTTGGTTAGTGAGTATTCACAGTTTAAACCAGGTACCTTTAAATTACTTAAATCAGAAGTGGATGATTATGGTGTTGAAGTGTTGACCATTGACGCTGATTTCTATGGTATTCAAAATATTAAAGATCGCTATTTCTGGTTTGGTACGGATAAGCTTGCACTCGATAACTGGACAAGAGTATGGATAGGGGTTCGTGTATCACTTACGATCGCACTGGCTTCACTCCTTATTGATTTTACAGTTGGTATTACATATGGTACCATTGCAGGTTTTTATGGTGGAACCAAGGTGGATACCATTATGATGCGTATTACAGAAATATTAGGAAGTATTCCAGTGCTTGTACTGATGATTATCTTTCTCAGTATTAAAGATCGAATTGGAGGATTTGTGGAATCCTTGTTACCCGGTAAACAGGGTGCAGAACAGATTAGTTTAATTATATTAATTTTAGCTATGAGTTTAAATGGCTGGATTGGTGTTGCAAGGGTAGTACGTTCACAAATTTTAAAATTACGAGAGCGAGAGTTTGTACTTGCTTCTAGAACTTTAGGTGCAAATAAATTACGATTGATGGTTAAGCATCTATTCCCTAACATCATTGGACAGATTCTTGTTATGGCAACGTTCTCCATACCTGGTGCAATCTTCTATGAAGCATTCTTATCCTTTATTGGTATGGGATTGCCGATACCAATGTCATCCTTAGGGGTACTGGTTAATGAAGGTTATGAAGCATTCCAGTCTATACCAAGTATGTTGTTAATACCAGCAACCATTATGTCCATCTTGATGTTATCCATTAACTTATTGGCTAACGGTCTACGAGATGCGCTTGACCCACGTATGAGGTAG
- a CDS encoding ABC transporter ATP-binding protein: MNKEKVLQVKDLEVSFRTHAGDVQAVRGVNFDLYKGETLAIVGESGSGKSVTVKGVMGLLSDNGYYKNGSILFEEHDITKMKEGQLHAVRGNKIAMIFQDPMTSLDPTMTVGKQIMEVILLHQKVSKQEAFDKAVKLIDLVGIPQPKARMKQYPHQFSGGMRQRIVIAIALACEPTILIADEPTTALDVTIQAQILDLMKDLQRKIGASVIFITHDLGVVANVADRVAVMYAGKIVEVGTSDEIFYDPRHPYTWGLLGSMPDLDTEGDLYAIPGTPPNLLKPPAGDAFSLRSEYAMAIDFEEAPPMFDITETHKAATWLLHENAPEVTPPAVIVKRRQRMKEVKS; the protein is encoded by the coding sequence ATGAATAAAGAAAAAGTATTACAAGTCAAAGATTTAGAAGTCTCTTTCAGAACTCATGCAGGTGATGTGCAGGCTGTTAGAGGTGTCAATTTTGATTTATATAAAGGCGAAACTCTAGCAATTGTAGGTGAGTCAGGATCAGGAAAATCCGTTACTGTAAAAGGTGTCATGGGACTTTTATCCGATAATGGTTATTATAAAAATGGTAGCATCTTATTTGAAGAGCATGATATCACCAAGATGAAGGAAGGACAACTTCATGCGGTTAGAGGAAATAAAATAGCAATGATTTTCCAAGACCCAATGACTTCACTAGACCCAACCATGACCGTTGGAAAACAGATTATGGAAGTTATACTACTGCATCAGAAGGTATCTAAACAGGAAGCCTTTGATAAAGCGGTTAAACTTATTGATTTAGTAGGTATACCTCAGCCAAAAGCTCGAATGAAACAATATCCTCACCAATTTTCAGGCGGTATGCGACAGAGAATTGTTATCGCTATAGCACTGGCATGTGAACCAACGATTCTTATTGCGGATGAACCAACGACTGCTCTTGATGTAACCATTCAAGCCCAGATATTGGACTTAATGAAAGACTTACAGAGGAAAATTGGGGCATCGGTTATCTTTATTACTCATGACCTTGGTGTAGTAGCCAATGTAGCGGATCGCGTAGCTGTTATGTATGCAGGTAAAATCGTTGAAGTAGGAACAAGTGATGAAATATTCTATGATCCAAGACATCCCTATACATGGGGATTACTAGGCTCCATGCCTGATCTTGATACAGAAGGTGACTTGTATGCTATTCCGGGTACACCACCTAACTTATTGAAACCACCAGCAGGCGATGCCTTTTCACTTAGAAGTGAATATGCTATGGCGATTGATTTTGAAGAAGCGCCACCTATGTTTGATATAACAGAAACACATAAAGCTGCAACATGGTTATTACATGAAAACGCACCAGAGGTGACACCACCGGCTGTTATTGTTAAACGTAGACAGCGTATGAAAGAGGTGAAGAGCTAA
- a CDS encoding ABC transporter ATP-binding protein — MSERDVLVEVQNLKQYFKMGRKGVVKAVDDISFQIYKGETFGLVGESGSGKSTTGRTMIRLYNPTGGKVYMEGERVDGRKISKHAIANVNRNMQMIFQDPMACLNPRMKVEDIIAEGIDIHKLASSKEDRKQKVVDMLKLVGLNEQHADRYPHEFSGGQRQRIGIARAMAVEPKFIIADEPISALDVSIQAQVVNLMNDLKEKRGLTYLFIAHDLSMVKYISDRIAVMYKGKIMELTTSKQLFDKPLHPYTRSLLSAIPLPDPITERTRRRHAYIPQKEHDYSNNKPQWLEVDPGHFLYATEEEVEKWDVLYR, encoded by the coding sequence ATGAGTGAACGTGACGTATTAGTTGAAGTACAGAATTTAAAGCAATATTTTAAAATGGGAAGAAAAGGCGTTGTCAAGGCTGTTGATGATATTTCTTTTCAGATATATAAAGGTGAAACATTTGGTCTTGTTGGCGAATCCGGTTCTGGTAAGTCAACCACAGGAAGGACTATGATTCGTCTCTATAACCCCACAGGTGGAAAAGTATACATGGAAGGCGAACGTGTGGATGGTAGAAAGATATCCAAACACGCTATCGCCAATGTTAATCGTAACATGCAGATGATTTTCCAAGACCCTATGGCCTGTCTTAATCCTCGTATGAAGGTAGAAGATATTATTGCCGAGGGCATTGATATTCATAAACTTGCATCCAGTAAGGAAGACAGAAAGCAAAAGGTAGTTGATATGCTTAAGCTTGTTGGTCTAAATGAGCAGCATGCGGATCGTTATCCACATGAGTTTTCTGGTGGACAACGTCAGCGGATTGGTATCGCAAGAGCTATGGCTGTAGAGCCTAAGTTTATCATTGCTGATGAACCGATTTCAGCACTGGATGTATCCATTCAAGCTCAGGTTGTTAATCTCATGAACGATCTTAAAGAGAAGCGAGGTTTAACGTATCTTTTTATAGCTCATGACTTATCCATGGTTAAATACATCAGTGACCGAATTGCTGTTATGTATAAAGGAAAGATTATGGAACTTACAACAAGTAAGCAACTATTTGATAAGCCATTACATCCTTATACACGTTCCTTATTGTCTGCTATACCATTACCAGACCCAATTACCGAGCGTACAAGAAGACGACATGCTTATATTCCTCAAAAGGAGCATGATTATTCAAATAATAAGCCTCAATGGTTAGAGGTTGACCCAGGTCATTTCCTTTATGCAACAGAAGAAGAGGTAGAGAAATGGGATGTTTTGTATAGATAG
- a CDS encoding radical SAM/SPASM domain-containing protein: MANLLNSSRYGLISDEVCGSLSVQWHITTACDQRCEHCYMFDSDTYLFEKNNQLSLENSYLLIDQISEMASKYKYESLLAITGGDPLLNKNIWDILTYIKSKGNIRVVMMGNPYHLTDANIKKLIKNNVKLFQLSLDGLEKTHDYYRKEGSFKATIAALERLNYHGLTSGIMYTVSKDNVRDLIPLIKYLSDLDILDSFCFDRMIPIGTGKGLKECLFTPKEYRDLLYEIYHFESNNNLTFRIAKKEKLWGLLFSEMGIIIPQEKYNYNFCGGCNLPYGLLSILSDGTVYGCRKIEIKIGKFPEQHIWDIFTKSTHLIEQRNKENYKKCKDCHLFKYCRGCPAFKYSNYRDIFAKDDYCWRDV; the protein is encoded by the coding sequence ATGGCAAATTTGTTAAATAGTTCAAGATATGGATTAATTAGTGATGAAGTATGTGGTTCTCTAAGTGTTCAATGGCACATAACTACAGCATGTGACCAAAGGTGTGAACATTGTTATATGTTTGATTCTGATACTTACTTATTTGAGAAAAATAATCAATTATCATTGGAAAACTCATATCTCTTAATTGATCAAATTAGTGAAATGGCAAGTAAATATAAATATGAATCATTACTAGCTATTACTGGGGGGGATCCGCTATTAAATAAAAATATATGGGATATACTAACATATATTAAATCTAAGGGGAATATACGAGTTGTAATGATGGGGAATCCGTATCATTTAACTGATGCAAATATAAAAAAATTAATAAAAAACAATGTTAAGCTATTTCAATTAAGCTTAGATGGATTAGAAAAAACACATGACTATTATAGAAAAGAAGGTTCTTTTAAAGCGACTATTGCAGCATTGGAAAGATTAAATTATCATGGGCTTACATCAGGTATTATGTATACGGTAAGTAAAGATAATGTAAGAGATTTAATACCATTAATAAAATACTTATCGGATTTAGATATATTAGATTCTTTTTGTTTTGATAGGATGATTCCTATTGGTACTGGTAAGGGATTGAAAGAATGTCTATTTACGCCAAAAGAATATCGAGATTTACTCTATGAGATTTATCATTTTGAAAGTAATAATAATTTGACATTTCGTATTGCCAAAAAGGAAAAATTATGGGGCCTTTTGTTTAGTGAAATGGGTATAATAATTCCACAAGAAAAATATAACTATAATTTTTGTGGAGGTTGTAACTTGCCATATGGTTTATTGTCTATACTTTCTGATGGGACAGTATATGGTTGTAGAAAAATAGAAATCAAAATAGGTAAATTTCCAGAGCAACACATTTGGGATATATTTACTAAGAGTACTCATTTGATAGAACAACGCAATAAAGAAAACTACAAGAAATGTAAAGACTGTCATTTATTTAAATACTGTAGAGGATGTCCTGCTTTTAAATATTCAAACTATAGAGATATATTTGCTAAAGATGATTATTGTTGGAGGGATGTATAA
- a CDS encoding radical SAM/SPASM domain-containing protein, translating into MIFNDNLLLTDKYNNGLLVNLISFRRRFLSPNQVDEFKTLKYKTSKEVVDNEFYKKMHEEKQFIAKSLKDKYLSTIKENVNLNNIDKEITFTPTIILSYDCNSNCTYCYQKKINKPSEMMTKSKIDNISQFYKMYFKSIENKEYNGEIRQIILTGGEPLLIKNIDIIQYIKNVWPTSKFILQTNGLNLLEFLKVISPDRIKLIKVSLDGVEDYHNKNRHQDKYINGFDKIIQGIKQAIRLNLKINIKITVNTNSIFEINRLLDYLDTENLLYNKNITLGITGIYDYQNLFVNCNVNHTELEFMDRMIELRNYDDRIVTIPKILMPGFGKLDSLIIREINTLYKPKVYACDCHIHPNYKFDPDGNVYFCQMAFGLNSSKIASFYPNIEINKDIISKMKERNIFNMDECKNCSFKLVCGGGCPLPILINNKNPLKSNCEAFNNIEAISKLGKIYL; encoded by the coding sequence ATGATTTTTAATGATAATCTACTACTAACAGATAAATACAATAATGGTTTATTAGTGAACTTAATTTCTTTTAGAAGGAGATTCTTAAGTCCTAATCAAGTGGATGAGTTTAAAACGCTAAAGTATAAAACATCAAAAGAAGTAGTAGATAATGAATTTTACAAAAAAATGCATGAGGAGAAGCAATTTATTGCTAAATCATTAAAAGATAAATATTTAAGTACTATAAAAGAAAATGTTAATTTAAATAATATAGATAAAGAAATTACATTTACACCAACTATAATTTTATCCTATGATTGTAATTCAAACTGTACATATTGTTATCAAAAAAAAATAAATAAACCATCAGAAATGATGACTAAATCTAAAATAGATAATATTTCTCAGTTTTACAAAATGTATTTTAAAAGCATAGAAAATAAAGAGTACAATGGTGAAATTAGACAAATTATATTAACAGGAGGAGAACCATTACTCATTAAAAACATAGATATTATACAATATATAAAAAATGTATGGCCTACTTCTAAATTCATTTTACAAACAAATGGGTTAAATTTACTAGAGTTTCTAAAGGTAATAAGTCCAGATAGAATTAAATTGATTAAAGTATCCTTAGACGGAGTAGAAGACTACCATAATAAAAATAGACATCAAGATAAATATATTAATGGTTTTGATAAAATAATTCAAGGTATTAAACAAGCAATAAGGTTAAATCTAAAAATTAATATAAAGATTACAGTTAATACAAATTCTATATTTGAAATAAATCGTTTGCTTGATTATTTAGATACTGAAAATTTACTATATAATAAAAATATAACTCTAGGCATTACTGGAATATATGATTACCAGAATCTATTTGTAAATTGTAATGTGAACCATACGGAATTAGAATTTATGGATAGAATGATAGAATTAAGAAATTATGATGATAGAATAGTAACAATCCCTAAAATTCTAATGCCAGGTTTTGGTAAATTAGATAGTTTGATTATTAGAGAAATAAATACTTTGTACAAACCTAAAGTTTATGCATGTGATTGTCATATACATCCAAATTACAAATTTGACCCAGACGGCAATGTTTACTTTTGTCAGATGGCATTTGGATTAAATAGTTCAAAAATAGCAAGTTTTTATCCAAATATAGAAATTAATAAAGATATAATTTCGAAAATGAAGGAAAGGAATATCTTTAATATGGATGAATGTAAAAATTGTAGTTTTAAATTAGTTTGCGGTGGAGGATGTCCTCTACCAATATTAATAAATAATAAAAATCCATTGAAATCTAATTGTGAAGCATTTAATAATATTGAGGCTATAAGTAAATTAGGTAAAATATATTTATAG
- a CDS encoding alpha/beta-type small acid-soluble spore protein, translating to MAYNKQAKEALDKFKYEIASEIGVNLKQGYNGELTSAQAGSVGGEMVKRMIERQEQTMSGGSY from the coding sequence ATGGCATACAACAAGCAAGCTAAAGAAGCTCTTGACAAATTCAAGTATGAAATCGCTAGTGAGATAGGTGTTAACCTTAAACAAGGTTATAATGGTGAATTAACTTCAGCACAAGCAGGTTCCGTAGGTGGAGAAATGGTTAAGAGAATGATCGAAAGACAAGAGCAAACTATGTCTGGTGGTTCTTATTAA